A stretch of Kaistella flava (ex Peng et al. 2021) DNA encodes these proteins:
- a CDS encoding phage integrase SAM-like domain-containing protein — protein MANVKFLLRTKTANSKITVRFYEGKEIDFRKQTRESINSIYWNDKKGRPKNLTALNPKDKESLTELNETLDGLEIYILEQYRKRDETEIINSDWLDEIITAFYSGGRRIEKLDYLTNYLDYYETNILPFRKYKGSPIGYRTKQKQITIISKLKTFLQTLNKKVRVSDYGETMGNEFVTYLRDVENLNENTVGKYLKYSKTIIKDARKLRLKVSDDLEEIKGFTVETPTVIFTPNELQSIIDLNFLNERWEITRDWLIVGIYTGQRAGDLFGMNKGMITKDAKGREFINLTQEKVKARVKIPVHKEVKKILDKYKGNFPPLYSESLESNKTIFNLNLKAISKRAGLDRPETGRIFDEVNKKYVFGTYPLHKLVSSHLCRRTFASMHYGIIPTPIIMSVTKHKTETEFLKYIGKDSDELTAQMFDYWDKIESDKMDSLNDMKNSTV, from the coding sequence ATGGCAAACGTTAAATTCTTATTACGCACCAAAACCGCAAATTCTAAAATTACAGTCCGATTTTATGAGGGCAAAGAAATTGATTTTAGAAAACAAACCCGCGAGTCTATTAATTCCATTTACTGGAATGATAAAAAAGGACGTCCAAAAAATCTTACTGCATTAAATCCAAAAGACAAAGAATCTTTGACAGAACTAAATGAAACTTTAGATGGTTTGGAAATTTACATTTTGGAGCAATACCGAAAACGTGACGAAACCGAAATAATAAATTCTGACTGGTTAGATGAAATTATTACTGCGTTTTATTCAGGTGGGCGACGAATTGAAAAACTCGATTATCTTACAAACTATTTAGATTACTACGAAACCAATATTTTGCCATTTAGGAAATATAAAGGTTCGCCCATAGGATACCGAACCAAACAAAAACAAATTACCATTATTTCTAAACTCAAAACTTTTCTGCAAACCTTAAATAAAAAGGTTCGCGTTTCAGATTATGGGGAAACAATGGGAAATGAATTTGTAACCTATTTGCGGGATGTGGAAAACCTCAACGAAAATACGGTAGGGAAATATTTGAAGTACTCTAAAACCATCATTAAAGACGCCCGAAAACTAAGATTAAAAGTTAGTGACGACCTCGAAGAAATTAAAGGTTTTACCGTCGAAACCCCAACCGTAATTTTTACCCCTAATGAACTGCAATCTATAATAGACCTTAATTTTTTAAATGAACGGTGGGAAATTACGCGGGACTGGTTAATTGTCGGAATATATACAGGGCAACGCGCGGGCGACTTGTTCGGAATGAATAAGGGAATGATAACGAAAGACGCAAAGGGTAGGGAATTTATAAACCTTACACAGGAAAAAGTAAAGGCACGCGTTAAAATTCCTGTTCATAAAGAAGTAAAAAAGATACTGGATAAATATAAAGGTAATTTTCCCCCTTTGTATTCTGAAAGTTTAGAAAGTAACAAAACGATATTTAATTTAAATCTAAAGGCAATATCTAAACGCGCGGGATTAGACCGCCCCGAAACTGGACGTATTTTCGATGAGGTTAATAAAAAATATGTTTTCGGAACGTATCCACTTCATAAATTAGTTTCGTCGCATTTATGCCGTCGTACGTTCGCGTCTATGCATTACGGAATTATTCCCACCCCTATAATTATGAGTGTTACAAAACACAAAACAGAAACGGAATTTTTAAAATATATCGGTAAAGATAGCGACGAACTGACCGCGCAAATGTTTGATTATTGGGATAAGATAGAATCTGATAAGATGGACAGTTTAAACGACATGAAAAATAGTACTGTCTAA
- a CDS encoding helix-turn-helix domain-containing protein — protein sequence MEQINFVGIEPTALISEIVGKIKSELLADLTKTFNDNQPNRYYSAQDICERFGISKPTIHEWRKRGILKTYKLGSRVYYRMDDIEKAMIIND from the coding sequence ATGGAACAAATTAATTTCGTCGGAATAGAACCGACTGCGCTAATTTCCGAAATCGTCGGAAAAATAAAATCTGAATTACTCGCAGATTTAACCAAAACTTTTAACGATAACCAACCAAACCGCTATTATTCCGCACAGGATATCTGCGAGCGTTTTGGTATCTCAAAACCTACCATTCATGAATGGAGAAAACGCGGGATATTGAAAACCTATAAACTGGGTTCGCGCGTCTATTATCGAATGGACGATATTGAAAAGGCAATGATTATTAACGATTAA
- a CDS encoding KTSC domain-containing protein — MHFSKFYYIILFVLFSCKKEISLKRFTNYNQVENYLSTNSFKVDETTDTGNSSFITSAHFQSEDGEKGFLTLGMKRKEYHFSNVPIEVWERFKNANSKGKFYHRNIKGKYSIKLK, encoded by the coding sequence ATGCACTTTTCGAAATTTTATTATATTATTCTGTTTGTTTTATTTTCGTGTAAGAAAGAGATTTCACTAAAGAGATTCACAAACTATAATCAAGTTGAAAACTATCTTTCGACCAATAGTTTTAAAGTCGATGAAACCACCGACACAGGAAACAGTAGTTTTATTACTTCCGCACACTTTCAAAGTGAAGATGGTGAAAAAGGTTTTCTAACTTTAGGAATGAAAAGAAAGGAATATCATTTTAGTAATGTACCAATAGAAGTATGGGAACGTTTTAAGAATGCAAATAGTAAAGGGAAATTTTACCACCGTAACATCAAGGGAAAGTATAGTATCAAATTGAAGTAG
- a CDS encoding transposase has protein sequence MLNETEVLKFLLPEFLIDHFEIVKFEEINKVVHLYFEEKNTIPKEFTSLTLQSKGFLPEITVDDFPLRGKSVKLHIKRRRWTDVKSGDIIQRDWNLIAKGTRMTQDFAEFLKKISRY, from the coding sequence ATGCTAAACGAAACAGAAGTTCTCAAATTTTTACTACCTGAATTTTTAATTGATCATTTTGAAATTGTGAAATTTGAAGAAATAAATAAAGTTGTGCATCTTTATTTTGAAGAAAAAAATACGATTCCCAAAGAATTTACGTCCCTTACTTTGCAATCAAAGGGTTTTCTGCCCGAAATAACGGTAGATGATTTTCCGCTGCGTGGAAAGTCTGTAAAACTCCATATCAAACGCCGAAGATGGACAGATGTGAAATCGGGAGACATTATTCAAAGAGATTGGAATCTCATCGCTAAAGGAACTCGCATGACACAGGATTTTGCAGAGTTCTTAAAAAAAATCAGCCGATACTAA
- the recA gene encoding recombinase RecA — protein sequence MSSIEDKKKALALVLEKLDKTYGKGTVMTLGDASADTSIEVIPSGSLGLDLALGVGGYPRGRVIEIYGPESSGKTTLTLHAIAEAQKAGGIAAFIDAEHAFDRGYAKKLGINLEDLIISQPDNGEQALEIADNLIRSGAVDIVVIDSVAALTPKAEIEGEMGDSKMGLHARLMSQALRKLTGTISKTKCTVIFINQLREKIGVMFGNPETTTGGNALKFYASVRIDIRKASAPIKTGDEAVGSRVKVKIVKNKVAPPFKIAEFDIMYGEGVSKTGEILDASVDMGIVKKSGSWFSYGDTKLGQGRDAVRDMLKDNPELADELEAKIREEIKNKKDN from the coding sequence ATGAGTAGTATCGAAGATAAGAAAAAAGCACTGGCTTTGGTGCTTGAGAAACTAGATAAAACCTACGGGAAAGGAACCGTAATGACTTTAGGAGATGCATCTGCAGATACGTCTATTGAAGTGATTCCGTCTGGATCATTAGGATTAGATTTAGCGTTAGGAGTTGGCGGTTACCCAAGAGGAAGAGTCATTGAGATTTATGGTCCGGAATCTTCAGGTAAAACAACTTTGACTTTACATGCGATTGCAGAAGCACAAAAAGCGGGCGGAATTGCAGCTTTTATTGATGCTGAGCATGCGTTTGATAGAGGTTACGCTAAAAAATTGGGAATTAATTTAGAAGATTTAATTATTTCACAACCGGATAACGGGGAACAAGCTTTAGAGATTGCAGATAATTTAATCCGTTCCGGAGCGGTGGATATCGTCGTGATTGACTCTGTTGCAGCCTTGACTCCGAAAGCGGAGATTGAAGGTGAAATGGGGGATTCTAAAATGGGACTTCATGCAAGATTGATGTCTCAAGCGTTGAGAAAATTAACAGGAACGATTTCTAAAACGAAATGTACCGTAATTTTCATTAACCAGTTGAGAGAGAAAATTGGAGTGATGTTCGGAAATCCTGAAACAACTACAGGAGGAAATGCGTTGAAGTTTTATGCTTCGGTAAGGATTGATATCAGAAAAGCGAGTGCGCCGATTAAAACAGGCGATGAAGCAGTAGGAAGCCGTGTGAAAGTGAAGATAGTGAAAAATAAAGTAGCACCTCCATTTAAAATTGCAGAATTTGATATCATGTATGGTGAAGGAGTTTCTAAAACCGGTGAAATCTTAGATGCGTCTGTTGATATGGGAATTGTGAAGAAAAGCGGTTCTTGGTTCAGCTACGGAGATACGAAATTGGGTCAAGGCCGCGATGCGGTTAGAGATATGTTGAAAGATAATCCTGAGCTTGCTGACGAACTGGAAGCTAAAATAAGAGAAGAGATCAAAAATAAAAAAGATAATTAG
- the htpG gene encoding molecular chaperone HtpG — MTKGNINVSVENIFPLIKKFLYSDHEIFLRELISNATDATLKLKHLTSIGEIKTDYGQPKIEVKIDKEAKTLTIIDQGIGMTGEEVEKYINQVAFSGAEEFLEKYKDSAKDSGIIGHFGLGFYSAFMVAEKVEIVTKSYKDEPAVRWICDGSPEYTLEETTDKTGRGTEIVLHIAEDSTEFLEESKIRELLLKYNKFMPVPIKFGTKTETLPLAEDAAKDLSAEQAGAKAETVEVDNIINNPTPAWTKAPSELSEADYKEFYHELYPMQFEEPLFNIHLNVDYPFNLTGILYFPKLTNGLNIEKDKIQLYQNQVYVTDEVKGIVPDFLMLLRGVIDSPDIPLNVSRSYLQADGAVKKISSYITKKVADKMVSLFNENREDYEKKWNDIKIVIEYGMISEDKFFDKSDKFALYPTTDGKYYLWSELEEKVKPMQTDKDGNFVILYATNADEQHSYIQSAKDKGYEVLLLDSPIVPHLIQKLETSKDKISFARVDADHVNNLIKKEDTAISKLNEEEKESLKKNIEEAVNDKKFSVQVEDLESSEAPFMITQPEFIRRMKDMQATGGGGGMFGMSGFPEMYNLVVNSNSELAAEILKNENAEEKNSKIKYALDLAKLSQNLLKGKDLTEFINRSYQQLSK; from the coding sequence ATGACAAAAGGAAATATTAATGTATCGGTGGAAAATATTTTTCCCTTAATAAAGAAGTTTTTGTACAGCGATCACGAAATATTCTTGCGTGAACTGATTTCTAATGCGACAGATGCGACTTTGAAGTTGAAACATTTGACGAGCATTGGTGAAATTAAAACCGATTATGGACAGCCGAAAATTGAAGTTAAAATTGATAAGGAAGCGAAAACTTTAACCATCATTGATCAGGGAATTGGGATGACTGGCGAGGAAGTTGAAAAATATATCAACCAAGTTGCCTTTTCTGGTGCAGAAGAATTTTTGGAGAAATATAAAGATTCTGCTAAAGATTCCGGAATTATTGGTCATTTTGGTCTTGGATTTTACTCGGCATTTATGGTGGCTGAAAAAGTAGAAATCGTTACTAAATCTTACAAAGATGAACCAGCAGTTCGTTGGATTTGTGATGGAAGTCCAGAATATACTTTAGAAGAAACTACTGACAAAACCGGTAGAGGAACGGAAATCGTTTTACATATTGCAGAAGATTCTACCGAGTTTTTGGAGGAATCTAAAATTCGTGAATTGTTATTAAAGTATAATAAATTCATGCCGGTTCCGATTAAATTTGGAACGAAAACTGAAACACTTCCTTTGGCGGAAGATGCTGCAAAAGACCTGTCTGCCGAACAGGCAGGTGCAAAAGCAGAAACGGTAGAAGTTGATAATATTATTAATAATCCAACTCCGGCGTGGACTAAAGCTCCTAGTGAACTGAGTGAGGCAGATTATAAAGAATTCTATCATGAATTGTATCCAATGCAGTTTGAGGAGCCTTTATTTAATATTCATTTGAACGTTGATTATCCGTTTAACTTGACTGGGATTCTCTATTTCCCTAAGTTGACAAATGGTTTAAATATTGAGAAAGATAAAATTCAGTTGTACCAAAATCAGGTTTATGTAACCGATGAGGTGAAAGGAATTGTGCCGGATTTCTTAATGTTATTACGCGGTGTGATTGATTCTCCGGATATTCCGCTGAACGTTTCCCGTTCTTATTTGCAAGCTGACGGTGCGGTGAAGAAAATTTCTTCTTACATCACTAAAAAAGTAGCCGATAAAATGGTTTCTTTATTTAATGAAAACCGTGAAGACTACGAGAAAAAATGGAACGACATCAAAATCGTTATCGAATACGGGATGATCTCCGAAGACAAATTCTTTGATAAATCTGACAAGTTTGCGTTGTATCCAACAACTGATGGTAAATATTATTTATGGTCTGAATTGGAAGAGAAAGTAAAACCAATGCAAACTGACAAAGACGGAAACTTTGTAATTTTGTACGCAACAAATGCTGATGAACAGCACAGTTATATTCAATCTGCGAAAGATAAAGGATATGAAGTTCTTCTTTTAGATTCACCGATTGTTCCGCATTTAATTCAGAAATTAGAAACTTCTAAAGACAAAATTTCTTTCGCAAGAGTTGACGCAGATCACGTGAATAACTTGATTAAAAAAGAAGATACGGCGATTTCAAAATTGAACGAGGAAGAAAAAGAATCTTTGAAGAAAAATATTGAAGAAGCAGTAAATGACAAGAAGTTCTCTGTTCAAGTTGAAGACTTGGAAAGTTCAGAAGCGCCATTTATGATTACGCAACCGGAATTTATTCGCAGAATGAAAGACATGCAGGCAACCGGCGGCGGTGGCGGAATGTTTGGAATGAGTGGTTTCCCTGAGATGTATAATTTGGTCGTAAATTCTAACAGTGAATTGGCTGCAGAAATTTTGAAAAATGAAAATGCAGAAGAGAAAAATTCTAAAATTAAATACGCTTTAGATTTAGCTAAACTTTCTCAGAACTTGTTGAAAGGTAAAGACTTGACTGAATTTATTAACAGAAGTTATCAGCAATTGAGTAAATAG
- a CDS encoding MGMT family protein, with protein MNELFKKQVFEIIMMIPKGRVTSYGAIAKAVGYPNHARHVGNALRNYDEDFPAHRVCNASGKITATCVRDFVGKLKSEGVEVKDGKIQNFKKVFWNPLEEL; from the coding sequence ATGAATGAACTATTCAAAAAACAGGTTTTTGAAATCATTATGATGATTCCCAAAGGAAGAGTCACTAGTTACGGCGCCATTGCAAAAGCAGTTGGTTATCCTAATCACGCTCGACATGTTGGAAATGCTTTGCGCAATTATGATGAAGATTTTCCAGCTCATCGTGTTTGCAATGCTTCTGGAAAAATCACTGCAACATGTGTTAGGGATTTCGTAGGGAAATTAAAATCGGAAGGCGTGGAAGTTAAGGACGGAAAAATTCAGAATTTTAAAAAGGTGTTTTGGAATCCGCTGGAGGAATTATAA